The Argentina anserina chromosome 3, drPotAnse1.1, whole genome shotgun sequence genome includes a region encoding these proteins:
- the LOC126788679 gene encoding LOW QUALITY PROTEIN: inosine-5'-monophosphate dehydrogenase 2 (The sequence of the model RefSeq protein was modified relative to this genomic sequence to represent the inferred CDS: inserted 2 bases in 1 codon), protein MSSIIEDGFSSDRLFNQGYSYTYDDVIFLPHYIDFATDDVHLATSLSRRIPLSIPCVSPMDTVIESHMAVSMAALGGIGVIHSNAATSDQAAMVRSIKARRVPLLSNPVFKSPHDRIENDDVFDHGANPYVLVTASGAANSNLLGYVASGDWANLADKEVKIQGYMVSRTDLVLPWSSDLVKIADLMAEKXAAREGDKERLEELVKAGIDVVALDSSQGNSKYQIDMIKYIKGKYSDLDVVGGNVVTVSQAQNLIQAGVDGLRVGMGSGSICTTQEACAVGRLATAVCKVASVASQSGVPIIADSGISNSGHIVKALTLGASTVMMGSFLAGSTEAPGAFEYQNGRRIKKYRGMGSLEAMTKSDQRYLGDTSKLKIAQGVVGAVVDKGSLLKFVPYTMQAMKQGFHDLGASSLQSPHDLLRSGVLRLEVRTGAAQVEGGVHGLVSYEKKSF, encoded by the exons ATGTCGAGCATCATCGAAGACGGCTTCTCCTCCGACCGCCTCTTCAACCAGGGCTACTCCTACACTTACGACGACGTCATCTTCCTCCCTCACTACATCGACTTCGCCACCGACGACGTCCACCTTGCCACCAGCCTCAGCCGCCGCATCCCCCTCTCCATCCCCTGCGTCTCCCCCATGGACACCGTCATCGAGTCCCACATGGCCGTCTCCATGGCCGCCCTCGGCGGCATCGGCGTCATCCACTCCAACGCCGCCACCTCCGACCAGGCCGCCATGGTCAGATCCATCAAGGCCCGCCGCGTCCCCCTCCTCTCCAACCCCGTCTTCAAGTCCCCCCACGACCGCATCGAAAACGACGACGTCTTCGACCACGGCGCCAATCCCTACGTCCTCGTCACCGCCTCCGGCGCCGCCAACTCCAATCTCCTCGGCTATGTGGCGAGCGGCGATTGGGCGAACCTCGCGGACAAGGAGGTCAAGATTCAAGGCTACATGGTCAGCCGAACCGACCTGGTTCTTCCCTGGAGCTCCGATTTAGTCAAAATAGCTGATCTCATGGCGGAGAA GGCGGCGAGGGAGGGGGATAAGGAGAGGCTGGAGGAGTTGGTGAAGGCTGGGATTGATGTAGTGGCGTTGGATAGCTCACAAGGGAACTCCAAGTATCAAATTGATATGATCAAGTACATTAAGGGAAAGTACTCTGATTTGGATGTGGTTGGTGGCAATGTGGTGACTGTGAGCCAGGCCCAGAATTTGATTCAGGCCGGCGTCGATGGGTTGAGGGTTGGGATGGGATCTGGCTCCATTTGTACTACTCAAGAGGCCTGCGCCGTTGGAAGGCTT GCAACTGCGGTGTGCAAGGTTGCGTCTGTTGCTTCACAGAGTGGTGTGCCTATCATTGCTGATAGTGGGATTTCAAATTCTGGACACATTGTTAAGGCTTTGACACTGGGGGCTTCGACTGTCATGATGGGGAGCTTCTTAGCAGGAAGCACTGAGGCTCCTGGGGCTTTTGAGTATCAG AATGGTCGCCGGATCAAAAAATACCGAGGCATGGGCTCTCTTGAAGCGATGACAAAAAGTGACCAGAGGTATCTGGGAGATACTTCGAAGCTGAAGATTGCACAGGGTGTGGTTGGTGCAGTTGTGGACAAAGGTTctttattgaagtttgtaccATATACAATGCAAGCAATGAAACAAGGTTTCCATGATCTTGGCGCTTCTTCTCTGCAGTCCCCTCATGACCTCTTAAGATCAGGGGTCTTAAGGCTAGAG GTGAGAACAGGAGCTGCACAAGTGGAAGGTGGAGTTCATGGGTTGGTTTCTTACGAGAAGAAATCATTTTGA